Proteins co-encoded in one Setaria viridis chromosome 9, Setaria_viridis_v4.0, whole genome shotgun sequence genomic window:
- the LOC117839829 gene encoding pistil-specific extensin-like protein, protein MARIRGMPMLALLAAAVVIAAAARAEARVPDYHPSTFTVTGQVQCQDCTKNWNAYAYNARPIPGSVVGITCVDDRGRVVYHGSDATDGQGVFNVEVPSKVNGCDLTASRCLVRLASSGDAGCAVPTNFNGGRAGEKPSRLTHFSPDRATYALGPYYYTLPRCDVKDDDAACSSGY, encoded by the exons ATGGCGCGGATCAGGGGCATGCCCATGCTCGCGCTGTTGGCGGCCGCCGTGgtcatcgcggcggcggcgcgcgccgaggCGCGGGTGCCGGACTACCACCCGTCGACGTTCACGGTGACGggccaagtccagtgccaggaCTGCACCAAGAACTGGAACGCCTACGCCTACAACGCCAGGCCAATCCCCG GCAGCGTGGTGGGCATCACGTGCGTGGACGACAGGGGGCGGGTGGTGTACCACGGCTCGGACGCGACGGACGGCCAGGGCGTATTCAACGTCGAGGTGCCCAGCAAGGTGAACGGCTGCGACCTCACCGCGTCACGGTGCCtcgtccgcctcgcctcctcggGCGACGCCGGCTGCGCCGTCCCCACCAACTTCAACGGCGGCAGAGCCGGCGAGAAGCCGTCCCGTCTCACGCACTTCTCCCCCGACAGGGCCACCTACGCCCTTGGGCCCTACTACTACACCCTGCCGCGGTGCGACGTcaaggacgacgacgccgcctgCAGCAGCGGCTACTGA